A portion of the Juglans microcarpa x Juglans regia isolate MS1-56 chromosome 1D, Jm3101_v1.0, whole genome shotgun sequence genome contains these proteins:
- the LOC121235011 gene encoding patatin-like protein 2 — protein sequence MASTGLAKGNMVTVLSIDGGGIRGIIPGTLLGFLESKLQELDGKSARIADYFDIIAGTSTGGLVTTMLTAPNKDNRPLYAAKDINNFYLEHSSKIFPHSSRENFVNSMTSLFGWVVGPKYDGKYLRSLTSGLLGNLTLTQTLTNVIIPTFDIKLLQPVIFSTNDAKLNDLKNAKLADVCVGTSAAPTYLPAHYFETKDAMGRTRNFNLIDGGVAANNPTMLAISEVRKEMLMQNSTELNGMKSKEFCMKKMLVLSLGTGTAKYEEKYTAAKSSEWGLLNWMYNDGATPLLDVYLDASSDMVDFHVSTLFQTLNRKNTYLRIQDDTLTGGATALDLASSENLQRLVEIGNELLKKPVSRVNLDTGKFEEIKNEGTNEEALTHFAKLLVEEKKLRENQYY from the exons ATGGCGAGTACTGGTCTTGCAAAGGGAAATATGGTGACTGTGTTGAGCATTGATGGAGGTGGCATCAGAGGGATAATTCCGGGCACCCTCCTCGGCTTTCTTGAATCTAAGCTTCAG GAATTGGATGGGAAAAGTGCAAGAATTGCAGATTATTTCGACATAATTGCAGGAACAAGCACAGGTGGTCTGGTCACCACCATGCTGACAGCACCCAACAAGGACAACCGTCCCTTATATGCTGCCAAGGACATCAACAACTTCTATTTGGAGCACTCTTCCAAGATTTTTCCCCACAGCAG CCGCGAAAACTTTGTGAATTCAATGACAAGCTTGTTCGGTTGGGTGGTGGGGCCGAAATACGACGGGAAGTACCTGAGGTCGTTGACAAGCGGGCTACTTGGAAATCTAACCTTGACACAGACACTAACAAACGTGATCATACCAACCTTCGATATCAAGCTCCTACAGCCAGTTATCTTTTCAACCAACGAT gCAAAACTGAATGATCTGAAGAACGCTAAGCTAGCAGACGTTTGTGTCGGCACCTCTGCAGCACCCACTTATCTTCCAGCACACTACTTTGAGACAAAGGATGCCATGGGAAGGACTCGCAATTTCAATCTCATTGATGGTGGGGTTGCTGCAAATAACCCT ACTATGCTGGCCATAAGCGAAGTTCGGAAAGAAATGTTGATGCAAAACAGCACCGAGTTAAATGGCATGAAATCAAAGGAGTTCTGCATGAAGAAAATGCTGGTTCTGTCGTTGGGGACGGGTACGGCCAAGTACGAAGAGAAGTATACAGCAGCCAAATCCTCCGAATGGGGTTTGCTTAATTGGATGTACAACGATGGCGCCACTCCCTTGCTTGACGTATATCTGGATGCAAGTTCTGATATGGTCGACTTTCACGTCTCCACTCTCTTCCAAACCCTCAATCGTAAGAACACCTACCTCCGTATTCAG gaTGACACTTTGACCGGAGGTGCAACGGCTCTTGATCTTGCAAGCTCAGAGAATCTGCAAAGGCTGGTGGAGATTGGGAATGAGCTATTGAAGAAGCCAGTGTCAAGAGTGAATTTGGATACTGGCAAGTTTGAGGAAATTAAGAACGAGGGTACTAATGAAGAAGCACTTACTCACTTTGCCAAGCTGCTTGTCGAGGAAAAGAAACTCAGAGAAAACCAATATTATTAA
- the LOC121249566 gene encoding patatin-like protein 2 — protein sequence MRISYFTSFSRLQIITMALAASWLFFFGVVLITGPEFNIKKLFSKEMAAGVGKGKMVTVLSIDGGGIRGIIPGTLLAFLESKLQELDGPRARIADYFDLIAGTSTGGLVTTMLSAPNKESRPLYAAKDINNFYLEHSPKIFPRRSQKNFVSSMTGLISSVMGPKYDGKYLRSLTNGLLGNLTLKQTLTNVIIPAFDIKLLQPVVFSTNDAKLNDLKNAKLADVCVSTSAAPTFLPAHHFETKNAEGKTRSFHLIDGGVAANNPTMMAISQMLKEILMHHTESNDMKAMEYSNRMLVLSLGTGAAKHEEKYTAARVSKWGLLNWLYENGATPLLDVYGDASSDIVDFHVSTFFRALGRKNNYLRIQDDNLIGDESALDLATMENLQRLVEIGKELLKKPVSRVNLDTGRFEEIKNEGTNEEALAYFAKLLVEEKKLRENQ from the exons ATGAGAATATCATATTTCACGTCGTTCTCCAGACTCCAAATCATCACCATGGCTTTAGCAGCTTCGTGGCTATTCTTCTTTGGTGTCGTACTGATAACA GGCCCGGAATTCAATATCAAAAAGCTCTTTTCCAAAGAGATGGCAGCTGGTGTTGGAAAGGGAAAGATGGTGACTGTGTTGAGCATTGATGGAGGTGGCATCAGAGGGATAATTCCAGGCACCCTCCTCGCCTTTCTTGAATCTAAGCTTCAG GAATTGGACGGGCCCAGAGCAAGAATTGCAGACTATTTCGACCTAATTGCGGGAACAAGTACAGGTGGGCTGGTCACCACCATGCTTTCGGCACCCAACAAGGAAAGCCGTCCCCTCTATGCTGCAAAGGATATCAACAACTTCTATTTAGAGCACTCCCCCAAGATTTTTCCCCGGCGCAG CCAAAAAAACTTTGTGAGTTCAATGACTGGCTTGATCAGTTCGGTGATGGGGCCTAAGTACGACGGCAAGTACCTGAGGTCATTGACAAACGGGCTACTAGGCAATCTAACACTGAAACAGACCCTAACAAACGTGATCATACCTGCATTCGACATCAAGCTCCTTCAGCCAGTTGTCTTTTCCACCAACGAT GCAAAACTGAATGATTTGAAGAACGCTAAGCTAGCAGATGTTTGCGTCAGCACCTCTGCAGCACCCACTTTTCTTCCAGCACATCACTTTGAGACTAAGAATGCTGAAGGAAAGACTCGGAGTTTCCATCTCATTGATGGAGGGGTTGCTGCAAATAATCCT ACTATGATGGCCATAAGCCAGATGTTGAAAGAAATATTAATGCATCACACCGAGTCAAATGACATGAAAGCAATGGAGTACAGCAACAGAATGCTAGTTCTATCGTTGGGCACGGGTGCGGCCAAACATGAGGAGAAGTATACTGCTGCCAGAGTCTCCAAATGGGGTTTGCTTAATTGGTTGTATGAGAATGGTGCCACACCGTTGCTTGATGTATATGGCGATGCAAGTTCTGATATTGTTGATTTCCACGTGTCCACCTTCTTCCGAGCCTTGGGTCGTAAGAACAACTACCTTCGCATTCAG GATGACAATTTGATTGGAGATGAATCGGCTCTTGACCTTGCAACAATGGAGAATCTGCAAAGACTCGTGGAAATTGGGAAGGAGCTATTGAAGAAGCCAGTGTCAAGAGTGAATTTGGATACTGGCAGGTTTGAGGAAATTAAGAACGAGGGTACTAATGAAGAAGCACTTGCCTACTTTGCCAAGCTGCTTGTCGAGGAAAAGAAACTCAGAGAAAACCAATGA